Proteins found in one Takifugu rubripes chromosome 17, fTakRub1.2, whole genome shotgun sequence genomic segment:
- the ecpas gene encoding proteasome adapter and scaffold protein ECM29 isoform X2 — translation MAAQDELNQLERVFLRLGHAETDEQLQDIISKFLPPVLLKLSSVQEGVRKKVMELLVHLNKRIKSRPKIQLPVETLLVQYQDPAAASFVTNFTIIYIKMGYPRLEVGKQCELAPTLLTAMEGKPQPQQDSLMHLLVPTLYHMKYPADPSKNSSLFNLTERPKTVQLLLEFMLDVLLMPYGFVLNESPTRPAPSSSQGGPVEGAVSAAGQGLPQPPPGMSVYAVKRVIGEAQWSAEQLEQCKLGIVKFIEAKQVPEVETVVHLVMASSDTRHSVATAADLELKSKQSIIDWNNPVIINKMYKIYLGDVPLKTKAGNVKQELKHEPVSTRVKMKILPHLLRSRLAAECFPANIQVVYDGLFGANTNNKLLSLTLQFVHHICMVCPDTNKPLGLMLLNGLTKLINEYKEDPKLLCVAYSAVGKLSSRMPQLFTKDIALVQQFFESMCKEEADVRLAIQEALSMMVGAYANLQGALLNLMEALVAAYIGKPEVQVRQVAMKFASNVFAPDHVPSRYLLLLAAGDPREEVSGEAQRVLRTFSTVRREKEDKKPMPSFPDMVAYVQEKAAQRIKTPAKYIVGTSTIPFNPSAFGEIVLYLRMCLAYSAGASPTSARLADMQDDAPAIGRYVHTLLSSEPHPSGSKGAEANPVHVYMDLLQQLLSAVGGIPVMYCLLEVVSVCPEKLAPRFVDRIDWIKSLMNTNKEDMRELAAQLYALVISTMTGNELQAAVHNLVKITKDNHSPETQHGAILALGYMVGRYMSKKKGCDSTAEEGKPIKIPDQEHGDLLPMATKTIGSFLDSSSALLAIAACTALGEIARNGPLLISAEGEGFTKLSMVKNLLARIPSGKESTKMKERSIQTLGHLPVGDGAFPHQKKLLQGLMDSVEAKQVELQFTVGEAISSASVGTRSGAARDPWTCTEDQYSPPHNLKNNDVVPWVLNSILSKYICSQNPHVRQAACIWLLSLVKKLSQHKEITSHLKQIQVAFISVLSEPDELSQDVASKGLALVYEMGGEHDQQELVSTLVETLMTGKRVKHALSENTEVFQGEGLGKTPDGHGLTTYKELCSLASDLNQPDLVYKFMNLANHHAMWNSRKGAAFGFHMIAAKAGEQLAPFLPQLVPRLYRYQFDPNLSIRQAMTSIWDALVTDKTLVDKYLKEILQDVISNLTSNTWRVRESSCLALNDLVRGRQADDLIDHLAEIWETLFRVLDDIKESVRKAADLALKTLSKVCTRMCESTGSAAQRTVAVVLPTLLEKGVLSNVAEVRSLSIQTLVKISKTAGPRLKPHAPRLIPALLEALSTLEPQVLNYLSLRATEQEKCLQHLDVSVLGELVPRLCELLRSGVGLGTKGGCASVVVTLTVQCPQDLGPYSGKLMSALLTGLQDRSSVVQKQYAFALGHLVRTAKDSSVEKLLLKLSTWYLQKEEPVHKSSCALTVHAISHYSPDVLKAHAGVALPLAFLGMHQAPGPDEDQESGRDAALWAEVWQDNVPGSFGGIRLYMTELIAITQTALQSQSWKMKAQGAAAMATVAKEQTGSLVAPHLGMVLSALLQGLSGRTWSGKEELLKAIGSVVSKCCPELQKPSGGQPSVCEVLEAVLRECHKENLPYKMAALRCAADVLHSSQEDRFGAVAAVLFPLLKKSCPESGGGPPRSREDDEDDGDVKEKALQTEAVICAFETLGKSWPRNPETQACFQQELCSLMCEKLKLSTWKVQLAALQCMEAFFQRLLLLDKGSEDVGALSQIFTDACWALTFPLENKSYSSVRTEALAVVDVLVKRTAESEQWECMASRSREQLQLSLATLQSDSRAELRERAQELRRRIQSQP, via the exons ATGGCTGCTCAGGATGAACTCA accAGCTGGAACGTGTGTTCCTTCGCCTGGGCCATGCTGAAACCGACGAGCAGCTCCAGGACATCATCTCCAAGTTCCTGCCCCCGGTGCTCCTCAAGCTCTCCAGTGTCCAGGAGGGGGTCCGAAAGAAA GTGATGGAGCTGTTGGTCCACCTGAACAAGCGCATCAAAAGCCGACCAAAGATCCAGCTGCCGGTGGAAACCCTGTTGGTCCAGTACCAGGACCCTGCAGCCGCCTCCTTCGTCACG AATTTCACCATCATCTACATCAAAATGGGCTACCCTCGTTTGGAGGTGGGCAAACAGTGCGAGCTGGCCCCCACCCTCCTCACCGCCATGGAAGGCAAACCACAGCCGCAGCAGGACAG CCTGATGCACCTGTTGGTGCCCACTCTCTATCACATGAAGTATCCTGCTGACCCCTCCAAGAACTCCTCCCTCTTTAACCTGACCGAGAGGCCGAAGaccgtgcagctgctgctggagttcatGCTGGACGTTCTGCTGATGCCTTACGG GTTCGTGCTGAACGAATCCCCGACTCGCCCggctccctcttcctcccaagGAGGTCCTGTAGAGGGGGCTGTGAGCGCTGCGGGCCAGGgcctcccccagcctcccccagGCATGAGTGTATATGCTGTCAAGAGAGTGATTGGAGAGGCCCAGTGGAGCGCTGAGCAGCTGGAACAG TGTAAGCTGGGCATCGTGAAGTTCATTGAAGCCAAACAAGTTCCAGAGGTGGAGACAGTGGTGCACCTGGTGATGGCGTCGAGTGACACCCGCCACAGTGTGGCGACTGCAGCAGACCTGGAGCTGAAGAGCAAGCAGAG CATCATCGATTGGAATAATCCTGTTATCATCAACAAGATGTACAAGATTTATCTGGGCGACGTCCCTCTCAAAACCAAG GCTGGCAACGTGAAGCAAGAGCTGAAGCACGAGCCGGTCAGCACCAGGGTCAAGATGAAGATCCTGCCACACCTTTTACGCTCCCGTCTGGCTGCGGAGTGCTTTCCTGCCAACATCCAG GTGGTGTATGACGGCCTGTTTGGAGCGAACACCAACAACAAGCTGCTGTCACTCACGCTGCAGTTTGTCCACCACATCTGCATGGT ATGTCCTGACACTAATAAACCCTTGGGACTGATGCTGCTCAATGGTCTTACCAAGCTCATCAATGAATACAAGGAG GATCCTAAGTTGCTATGTGTTGCTTATTCGGCTGTTGGAAAACTGTCAAG CCGCATGCCACAGCTGTTCACCAAGGACATTGCACTTGTCCAGCAGTTTTTTGAGTCCATGTGCAAG GAAGAGGCTGATGTCCGACTTGCGATACAGGAAGCGTTGTCCATGATGGTGGGAGCGTATGCcaacctgcagggggcgctgttgaaCCTAATGGAAGCTCTGGTGGCTGCTTACATTGGAAAA CCTGAGGTGCAGGTGCGCCAGGTGGCCATGAAGTTTGCCAGCAACGTGTTTGCTCCTGACCACGTGCCATCAAGGTACCTGCTGCTCCTGGCAGCTGGAGACCC AAGGGAAGAAGTGTCTGGGGAGGCCCAGAGGGTGCTGAGAACCTTTTCCACTGTTCGTCGagagaaagaagacaaaaagcCGATGCCATCATTCCCCGACATGGTGGCCTATGTGCAAGAGAAG GCGGCTCAGAGGATCAAGACTCCAGCGAAGTATATCGTTGGAACTTCCACGATTCCTTTCAACCCCTCAGCATTTGGGGAG ATCGTTCTCTACCTGAGGATGTGTTTAGCTTACAGTGCCGGGGCTTCGCCCACGTCAGCACGCCTGGCCGATATGCAGGACGACGCTCCAGCCATCGGCCGCTATGTTCATACCCTGCTGTCATCAGAACCTCATCCTTCAGGGTCCAAAGGTGCTGAGGCTAACCCGGTTCATGTCTACATGGATCTTCTGCAGCAACTGCTATCAGCTGTGGGAG GAATTCCAGTAATGTATTGTCTGCTCGAAGTAGTTTCTGTCTGCCCCGAGAAACTGGCCCCAAGGTTTGTTGATAGAATCGACTGGATTAAA AGTCTGATGAACACAAATAAGGAGGACATGAGGGAGCTGGCGGCCCAGCTGTATGCCCTGGTCATCTCCACCATGACTGGCAACGAGCTGCAGGCGGCGGTTCACAACCTAGTAAAAATCACCAAAGACAACCAT AGTCCTGAGACTCAACACGGGGCCATCTTGGCTCTCGGCTACATGGTGGGAAGATATATGAGCAAGAAAAAAGGTTGTGACTCTACAGCAGAAGAGGGAAAACCAATAAAAATCCCAGATCAAGAGCATGGCGACCTCCTTCCCATGGCCACCAAAACTATTG GCTCCTTCCTCGACAGCAGCAGTGCACTGCTAGCGATAGCAGCATGTACAGCTCTGGGAGAAATAGCACGGAATGGCCCCTTGCTGATCTCCGCGGAGGGCGAGGGGTTCACAAAGCTGTCGATGGTGAAGAACCTGCTGGCTCGTATTCCCTCGGGAAAAGAGAGCACGAAG ATGAAGGAGCGATCGATCCAGACATTAGGGCACCTCCCTGTGGGCGATGGAGCTTTTCCTCaccagaagaagctgctgcagggccTCATGGATTCTGTAGAG GCCAAACAGGTGGAGCTTCAGTTCACAGTTGGTGAGGCCATCAGCAGTGCTTCTGTAGGCACCAGATCTGGAGCTGCCAGGGATCCTTGGACCTGCACCGAGGACCAGTACAGCCCGCCACACA ATCTGAAAAACAACGACGTGGTTCCCTGGGTCCTCAACTCCATCCTGTCCAAATATATCTGCAGCCAGAACCCACATGTGCGGCAGGCAGCCTGCATCTGGCTGCTTTCCCTGGTGAAGAAACTGAGTCAACACAAGGAAATAACG tcccatCTGAAGCAGATTCAGGTGGCCTTCATCTCTGTCCTGTCCGAGCCCGATG AGCTGAGCCAGGATGTGGCCTCTAAGGGCTTGGCTCTGGTTTATGAGATGGGGGGGGAGCATGACCAGCAGGAACTGGTGTCCACCTTGGTGGAAACACTCATGACTGGCAAAAG aGTGAAACATGCGCTCTCAGAGAACACTGAGGTGTTTCAGGGAGAAGGTCTGGGGAAGACCCCAGACGG CCACGGCTTGACCACCTACAAAGAACTCTGCTCGCTGGCAAGCGACCTGAACCAGCCAGACCTGGTTTATAAGTTCATGAACCTGGCCAATCATCACGCCATGTGGAACTCCCGGAAG GGTGCAGCTTTTGGCTTCCACATGATTGCAGCGAAGGCCGGGGAGCAGCTGGCTCCCTTCCTGCCCCAGCTGGTGCCTCGTCTGTATCGCTACCAGTTTGACCCTAACCTGAGCATTCGGCAGGCCATGACCAGCATCTGGGACGCGCTGGTCACAGATAAGACCCTG GTGGACAAGTACCTGAAGGAGATCCTCCAGGATGTCATTTCTAATTTGACCAGTAACACCTGGAGAGTGCGTGAGTCCAG cTGCTTGGCCCTCAACGACCTGGTCCGAGGGCGACAAGCGGATGACCTCATCGATCACCTCGCAGAGATCTGGGAAACGCTGTTCAGAGTCCTCGACGACATAAAG GAGTCCGTGAGGAAGGCAGCAGACCTGGCGCTGAAGACCCTCAGTAAG gtgtgcacACGTATGTGCGAGTCCACGGGCTCTGCAGCCCAGAGGACCGTGGCTGTGGTCCTACCGACCCTCCTGGAGAAAGGCGTCCTGAGCAACGTGGCGGAGGTCCGCTCGCTCAG TATCCAGACCCTGGTGAAGATCAGCAAAACCGCTGGTCCCAGGCTCAAGCCCCATGCCCCCCGGCTGATCCCAGCCCTGCTGGAGGCCCTCAGTACCCTGGAGCCCCAGGTCCTCAACTATCTGAGTCTCAGAGCCACAGAACAAGAAAAG TGTCTGCAGCACCTCGACGTGTCCGTGCTGGGAGAACTGGTTCCTCGCCTCTGTGAGCTGCTCAGGAGCGGCGTCGGCCTCGGAACCAAG GGGGGCTGTGCCAGTGTGGTGGTCACTCTCACTGTCCAGTGTCCACAGGACCTCGGTCCATACTCAG GTAAACTGATGAGCGCGCTGCTGACGGGGCTCCAGGACCGAAGCAGCGTGGTGCAGAAGCAATACGCGTTTGCTCTGGGACACCTGGTCAGG ACGGCGAAGGACAGCAGCGTGGAGAAGCTTCTGCTGAAGCTGAGCACCTGGTACCTGCAGAAGGAAG AGCCGGTGCACAAGTCCTCGTGCGCGCTGACCGTTCACGCCATCAGCCACTACAGTCCCGACGTGCTGAAGGCTCACGCGGGAGTGGCTCTGCCCCTCGCCTTCCTGGGGATGCACCAGGCCCCGGGGCCCGACGAGGACCAGGAGAGCGGCCGTGACGCCGCCCTGTGGGCCGAGGTGTGGCAGGACAACGTCCCAG GAAGCTTCGGAGGGATCCGCCTCTACATGACTGAGCTGATCGCCATCACGCAGACCGCGCTGCAGTCTCAGTCCTGGAAGATGAAGGCCCAGGGTGccgctgccatggcaaccgttgCCAAGGAGCAGACGGGCTCACTGGTGGCGCCGCACCTCGGAATGGTCCTGTCGGCTCTGTTGCAGGGCCTTTCTGGGCGCACCTGGTCTGGGAAG gaggagctgctgaaggccaTCGGATCGGTGGTGTCCAAGTGCTG cccagagctgcagaagcCGTCTGGCGGCCAGCCGTCGGTGTGTGAGGTGCTGGAGGCCGTGCTGAGGGAGTGCCACAAAGAGAACCTGCCGTACAAGATGGCCGCCCTGCGCTGCGCCGCGGACGTGCTCCacagcagccaggaggaccgCTTCGGCGCCGTGGCGGCCGTCCTGTTCCCGCTGCTGAAGAAG AGCTGCCCAGAAAGTGGCGGCGGCCCGCCGAGGTCCCGCGAGGACGATGAAGACGATGGCGACGTGAAGGAGAAGGCGCTGCAGACAGAAGCTGTGATTTGTGCATTTGAGACTCTGGGGAAGTCCTGGCCCAGAAACCCAGAGACCCAGG CGTGCTTCCAGCAggagctctgcagcctcatgtGTGAGAAACTGAAGCTGAGCACCTGGAAAGTGCAGCTCGCTGCGCTGCAGTGCATGGAGGCGTTCTTCCAGAG
- the ecpas gene encoding proteasome adapter and scaffold protein ECM29 isoform X1, which produces MAAQDELNQLERVFLRLGHAETDEQLQDIISKFLPPVLLKLSSVQEGVRKKVMELLVHLNKRIKSRPKIQLPVETLLVQYQDPAAASFVTNFTIIYIKMGYPRLEVGKQCELAPTLLTAMEGKPQPQQDSLMHLLVPTLYHMKYPADPSKNSSLFNLTERPKTVQLLLEFMLDVLLMPYGFVLNESPTRPAPSSSQGGPVEGAVSAAGQGLPQPPPGMSVYAVKRVIGEAQWSAEQLEQCKLGIVKFIEAKQVPEVETVVHLVMASSDTRHSVATAADLELKSKQSIIDWNNPVIINKMYKIYLGDVPLKTKAGNVKQELKHEPVSTRVKMKILPHLLRSRLAAECFPANIQVVYDGLFGANTNNKLLSLTLQFVHHICMVCPDTNKPLGLMLLNGLTKLINEYKEDPKLLCVAYSAVGKLSSRMPQLFTKDIALVQQFFESMCKEEADVRLAIQEALSMMVGAYANLQGALLNLMEALVAAYIGKPEVQVRQVAMKFASNVFAPDHVPSRYLLLLAAGDPREEVSGEAQRVLRTFSTVRREKEDKKPMPSFPDMVAYVQEKAAQRIKTPAKYIVGTSTIPFNPSAFGEIVLYLRMCLAYSAGASPTSARLADMQDDAPAIGRYVHTLLSSEPHPSGSKGAEANPVHVYMDLLQQLLSAVGGIPVMYCLLEVVSVCPEKLAPRFVDRIDWIKSLMNTNKEDMRELAAQLYALVISTMTGNELQAAVHNLVKITKDNHSPETQHGAILALGYMVGRYMSKKKGCDSTAEEGKPIKIPDQEHGDLLPMATKTIGSFLDSSSALLAIAACTALGEIARNGPLLISAEGEGFTKLSMVKNLLARIPSGKESTKMKERSIQTLGHLPVGDGAFPHQKKLLQGLMDSVEAKQVELQFTVGEAISSASVGTRSGAARDPWTCTEDQYSPPHNLKNNDVVPWVLNSILSKYICSQNPHVRQAACIWLLSLVKKLSQHKEITSHLKQIQVAFISVLSEPDELSQDVASKGLALVYEMGGEHDQQELVSTLVETLMTGKRVKHALSENTEVFQGEGLGKTPDGHGLTTYKELCSLASDLNQPDLVYKFMNLANHHAMWNSRKGAAFGFHMIAAKAGEQLAPFLPQLVPRLYRYQFDPNLSIRQAMTSIWDALVTDKTLVDKYLKEILQDVISNLTSNTWRVRESSCLALNDLVRGRQADDLIDHLAEIWETLFRVLDDIKESVRKAADLALKTLSKVCTRMCESTGSAAQRTVAVVLPTLLEKGVLSNVAEVRSLSIQTLVKISKTAGPRLKPHAPRLIPALLEALSTLEPQVLNYLSLRATEQEKSAMDAARLSAAKSSPMMETINMCLQHLDVSVLGELVPRLCELLRSGVGLGTKGGCASVVVTLTVQCPQDLGPYSGKLMSALLTGLQDRSSVVQKQYAFALGHLVRTAKDSSVEKLLLKLSTWYLQKEEPVHKSSCALTVHAISHYSPDVLKAHAGVALPLAFLGMHQAPGPDEDQESGRDAALWAEVWQDNVPGSFGGIRLYMTELIAITQTALQSQSWKMKAQGAAAMATVAKEQTGSLVAPHLGMVLSALLQGLSGRTWSGKEELLKAIGSVVSKCCPELQKPSGGQPSVCEVLEAVLRECHKENLPYKMAALRCAADVLHSSQEDRFGAVAAVLFPLLKKSCPESGGGPPRSREDDEDDGDVKEKALQTEAVICAFETLGKSWPRNPETQACFQQELCSLMCEKLKLSTWKVQLAALQCMEAFFQRLLLLDKGSEDVGALSQIFTDACWALTFPLENKSYSSVRTEALAVVDVLVKRTAESEQWECMASRSREQLQLSLATLQSDSRAELRERAQELRRRIQSQP; this is translated from the exons ATGGCTGCTCAGGATGAACTCA accAGCTGGAACGTGTGTTCCTTCGCCTGGGCCATGCTGAAACCGACGAGCAGCTCCAGGACATCATCTCCAAGTTCCTGCCCCCGGTGCTCCTCAAGCTCTCCAGTGTCCAGGAGGGGGTCCGAAAGAAA GTGATGGAGCTGTTGGTCCACCTGAACAAGCGCATCAAAAGCCGACCAAAGATCCAGCTGCCGGTGGAAACCCTGTTGGTCCAGTACCAGGACCCTGCAGCCGCCTCCTTCGTCACG AATTTCACCATCATCTACATCAAAATGGGCTACCCTCGTTTGGAGGTGGGCAAACAGTGCGAGCTGGCCCCCACCCTCCTCACCGCCATGGAAGGCAAACCACAGCCGCAGCAGGACAG CCTGATGCACCTGTTGGTGCCCACTCTCTATCACATGAAGTATCCTGCTGACCCCTCCAAGAACTCCTCCCTCTTTAACCTGACCGAGAGGCCGAAGaccgtgcagctgctgctggagttcatGCTGGACGTTCTGCTGATGCCTTACGG GTTCGTGCTGAACGAATCCCCGACTCGCCCggctccctcttcctcccaagGAGGTCCTGTAGAGGGGGCTGTGAGCGCTGCGGGCCAGGgcctcccccagcctcccccagGCATGAGTGTATATGCTGTCAAGAGAGTGATTGGAGAGGCCCAGTGGAGCGCTGAGCAGCTGGAACAG TGTAAGCTGGGCATCGTGAAGTTCATTGAAGCCAAACAAGTTCCAGAGGTGGAGACAGTGGTGCACCTGGTGATGGCGTCGAGTGACACCCGCCACAGTGTGGCGACTGCAGCAGACCTGGAGCTGAAGAGCAAGCAGAG CATCATCGATTGGAATAATCCTGTTATCATCAACAAGATGTACAAGATTTATCTGGGCGACGTCCCTCTCAAAACCAAG GCTGGCAACGTGAAGCAAGAGCTGAAGCACGAGCCGGTCAGCACCAGGGTCAAGATGAAGATCCTGCCACACCTTTTACGCTCCCGTCTGGCTGCGGAGTGCTTTCCTGCCAACATCCAG GTGGTGTATGACGGCCTGTTTGGAGCGAACACCAACAACAAGCTGCTGTCACTCACGCTGCAGTTTGTCCACCACATCTGCATGGT ATGTCCTGACACTAATAAACCCTTGGGACTGATGCTGCTCAATGGTCTTACCAAGCTCATCAATGAATACAAGGAG GATCCTAAGTTGCTATGTGTTGCTTATTCGGCTGTTGGAAAACTGTCAAG CCGCATGCCACAGCTGTTCACCAAGGACATTGCACTTGTCCAGCAGTTTTTTGAGTCCATGTGCAAG GAAGAGGCTGATGTCCGACTTGCGATACAGGAAGCGTTGTCCATGATGGTGGGAGCGTATGCcaacctgcagggggcgctgttgaaCCTAATGGAAGCTCTGGTGGCTGCTTACATTGGAAAA CCTGAGGTGCAGGTGCGCCAGGTGGCCATGAAGTTTGCCAGCAACGTGTTTGCTCCTGACCACGTGCCATCAAGGTACCTGCTGCTCCTGGCAGCTGGAGACCC AAGGGAAGAAGTGTCTGGGGAGGCCCAGAGGGTGCTGAGAACCTTTTCCACTGTTCGTCGagagaaagaagacaaaaagcCGATGCCATCATTCCCCGACATGGTGGCCTATGTGCAAGAGAAG GCGGCTCAGAGGATCAAGACTCCAGCGAAGTATATCGTTGGAACTTCCACGATTCCTTTCAACCCCTCAGCATTTGGGGAG ATCGTTCTCTACCTGAGGATGTGTTTAGCTTACAGTGCCGGGGCTTCGCCCACGTCAGCACGCCTGGCCGATATGCAGGACGACGCTCCAGCCATCGGCCGCTATGTTCATACCCTGCTGTCATCAGAACCTCATCCTTCAGGGTCCAAAGGTGCTGAGGCTAACCCGGTTCATGTCTACATGGATCTTCTGCAGCAACTGCTATCAGCTGTGGGAG GAATTCCAGTAATGTATTGTCTGCTCGAAGTAGTTTCTGTCTGCCCCGAGAAACTGGCCCCAAGGTTTGTTGATAGAATCGACTGGATTAAA AGTCTGATGAACACAAATAAGGAGGACATGAGGGAGCTGGCGGCCCAGCTGTATGCCCTGGTCATCTCCACCATGACTGGCAACGAGCTGCAGGCGGCGGTTCACAACCTAGTAAAAATCACCAAAGACAACCAT AGTCCTGAGACTCAACACGGGGCCATCTTGGCTCTCGGCTACATGGTGGGAAGATATATGAGCAAGAAAAAAGGTTGTGACTCTACAGCAGAAGAGGGAAAACCAATAAAAATCCCAGATCAAGAGCATGGCGACCTCCTTCCCATGGCCACCAAAACTATTG GCTCCTTCCTCGACAGCAGCAGTGCACTGCTAGCGATAGCAGCATGTACAGCTCTGGGAGAAATAGCACGGAATGGCCCCTTGCTGATCTCCGCGGAGGGCGAGGGGTTCACAAAGCTGTCGATGGTGAAGAACCTGCTGGCTCGTATTCCCTCGGGAAAAGAGAGCACGAAG ATGAAGGAGCGATCGATCCAGACATTAGGGCACCTCCCTGTGGGCGATGGAGCTTTTCCTCaccagaagaagctgctgcagggccTCATGGATTCTGTAGAG GCCAAACAGGTGGAGCTTCAGTTCACAGTTGGTGAGGCCATCAGCAGTGCTTCTGTAGGCACCAGATCTGGAGCTGCCAGGGATCCTTGGACCTGCACCGAGGACCAGTACAGCCCGCCACACA ATCTGAAAAACAACGACGTGGTTCCCTGGGTCCTCAACTCCATCCTGTCCAAATATATCTGCAGCCAGAACCCACATGTGCGGCAGGCAGCCTGCATCTGGCTGCTTTCCCTGGTGAAGAAACTGAGTCAACACAAGGAAATAACG tcccatCTGAAGCAGATTCAGGTGGCCTTCATCTCTGTCCTGTCCGAGCCCGATG AGCTGAGCCAGGATGTGGCCTCTAAGGGCTTGGCTCTGGTTTATGAGATGGGGGGGGAGCATGACCAGCAGGAACTGGTGTCCACCTTGGTGGAAACACTCATGACTGGCAAAAG aGTGAAACATGCGCTCTCAGAGAACACTGAGGTGTTTCAGGGAGAAGGTCTGGGGAAGACCCCAGACGG CCACGGCTTGACCACCTACAAAGAACTCTGCTCGCTGGCAAGCGACCTGAACCAGCCAGACCTGGTTTATAAGTTCATGAACCTGGCCAATCATCACGCCATGTGGAACTCCCGGAAG GGTGCAGCTTTTGGCTTCCACATGATTGCAGCGAAGGCCGGGGAGCAGCTGGCTCCCTTCCTGCCCCAGCTGGTGCCTCGTCTGTATCGCTACCAGTTTGACCCTAACCTGAGCATTCGGCAGGCCATGACCAGCATCTGGGACGCGCTGGTCACAGATAAGACCCTG GTGGACAAGTACCTGAAGGAGATCCTCCAGGATGTCATTTCTAATTTGACCAGTAACACCTGGAGAGTGCGTGAGTCCAG cTGCTTGGCCCTCAACGACCTGGTCCGAGGGCGACAAGCGGATGACCTCATCGATCACCTCGCAGAGATCTGGGAAACGCTGTTCAGAGTCCTCGACGACATAAAG GAGTCCGTGAGGAAGGCAGCAGACCTGGCGCTGAAGACCCTCAGTAAG gtgtgcacACGTATGTGCGAGTCCACGGGCTCTGCAGCCCAGAGGACCGTGGCTGTGGTCCTACCGACCCTCCTGGAGAAAGGCGTCCTGAGCAACGTGGCGGAGGTCCGCTCGCTCAG TATCCAGACCCTGGTGAAGATCAGCAAAACCGCTGGTCCCAGGCTCAAGCCCCATGCCCCCCGGCTGATCCCAGCCCTGCTGGAGGCCCTCAGTACCCTGGAGCCCCAGGTCCTCAACTATCTGAGTCTCAGAGCCACAGAACAAGAAAAG AGTGCCATGGATGCTGCCCGGCTGAGTGCTGCCAAGTCTTCACCAATGATGGAGACCATTAACATG TGTCTGCAGCACCTCGACGTGTCCGTGCTGGGAGAACTGGTTCCTCGCCTCTGTGAGCTGCTCAGGAGCGGCGTCGGCCTCGGAACCAAG GGGGGCTGTGCCAGTGTGGTGGTCACTCTCACTGTCCAGTGTCCACAGGACCTCGGTCCATACTCAG GTAAACTGATGAGCGCGCTGCTGACGGGGCTCCAGGACCGAAGCAGCGTGGTGCAGAAGCAATACGCGTTTGCTCTGGGACACCTGGTCAGG ACGGCGAAGGACAGCAGCGTGGAGAAGCTTCTGCTGAAGCTGAGCACCTGGTACCTGCAGAAGGAAG AGCCGGTGCACAAGTCCTCGTGCGCGCTGACCGTTCACGCCATCAGCCACTACAGTCCCGACGTGCTGAAGGCTCACGCGGGAGTGGCTCTGCCCCTCGCCTTCCTGGGGATGCACCAGGCCCCGGGGCCCGACGAGGACCAGGAGAGCGGCCGTGACGCCGCCCTGTGGGCCGAGGTGTGGCAGGACAACGTCCCAG GAAGCTTCGGAGGGATCCGCCTCTACATGACTGAGCTGATCGCCATCACGCAGACCGCGCTGCAGTCTCAGTCCTGGAAGATGAAGGCCCAGGGTGccgctgccatggcaaccgttgCCAAGGAGCAGACGGGCTCACTGGTGGCGCCGCACCTCGGAATGGTCCTGTCGGCTCTGTTGCAGGGCCTTTCTGGGCGCACCTGGTCTGGGAAG gaggagctgctgaaggccaTCGGATCGGTGGTGTCCAAGTGCTG cccagagctgcagaagcCGTCTGGCGGCCAGCCGTCGGTGTGTGAGGTGCTGGAGGCCGTGCTGAGGGAGTGCCACAAAGAGAACCTGCCGTACAAGATGGCCGCCCTGCGCTGCGCCGCGGACGTGCTCCacagcagccaggaggaccgCTTCGGCGCCGTGGCGGCCGTCCTGTTCCCGCTGCTGAAGAAG AGCTGCCCAGAAAGTGGCGGCGGCCCGCCGAGGTCCCGCGAGGACGATGAAGACGATGGCGACGTGAAGGAGAAGGCGCTGCAGACAGAAGCTGTGATTTGTGCATTTGAGACTCTGGGGAAGTCCTGGCCCAGAAACCCAGAGACCCAGG CGTGCTTCCAGCAggagctctgcagcctcatgtGTGAGAAACTGAAGCTGAGCACCTGGAAAGTGCAGCTCGCTGCGCTGCAGTGCATGGAGGCGTTCTTCCAGAG